One Anolis carolinensis isolate JA03-04 chromosome 4, rAnoCar3.1.pri, whole genome shotgun sequence DNA window includes the following coding sequences:
- the nhlrc1 gene encoding E3 ubiquitin-protein ligase NHLRC1 has translation MSTKTSKKIQTMTELVDQTENCLLECKVCFEKYNQQKKHRPRNLPCGHVMCLECVMSLTHPRTFKLECPFCRRACKSSETSDCLPLLHLMEILSLPLNNAPVPGSSIGRTTEDVSTPASQALTFSLSFGGWGTLINPTGIAVCQRSGCAAVVHDGKKRIKLFTFTGNCMQQFGERGQAGNDIRYPNDITATLDGHIVITDSGDGSVKVFDFNGRGKLVISESFCLPWGLDTTPQNDIIMTDSKAGTLYCLSADFKKGELKGVRKLHSNLCNPRKVAVSQASGAIAVIEHLMVKGPSYGSTRVKVFSADMQVLGQVDSFGLNLVFPIKIYASGVTFNKEGHIVVSDAYNQAVFSLGKPEEFPVCKPVVTQGLSYPLALTFTPDNSLIVLDGGDHSLKVYTAS, from the coding sequence ATGTCTACCAAGACTTCTAAGAAAATACAGACAATGACTGAGCTGGTGGATCAGACTGAGAATTGTCTGCTTGAATGCAAGGTGTGCTTTGAAAAATACAACCAGCAGAAAAAACACCGGCCAAGGAACTTACCATGTGGGCATGTGATGTGCTTGGAGTGTGTTATGTCTTTGACTCACCCCCGGACCTTTAAGTTGGAGTGCCCGTTTTGTCGCAGAGCCTGCAAATCATCCGAGACCAGCGACTGTTTGCCATTGCTGCACCTGATGGAAATCTTGAGCCTTCCTCTTAATAATGCTCCAGTTCCAGGAAGCAGCATAGGGAGGACAACTGAGGACGTGTCAACCCCAGCCTCTCAGGCCTtgaccttctctctttcctttggaGGATGGGGGACGCTGATCAATCCAACAGGAATTGCCGTGTGCCAGAGGTCTGGCTGTGCAGCAGTGGTTCATGACGGCAAAAAGAGGATCAAGCTGTTCACTTTCACTGGGAACTGCATGCAACAATTTGGAGAAAGAGGACAAGCAGGAAATGACATCAGGTACCCAAATGATATCACAGCCACACTGGATGGTCATATCGTCATCACAGACAGCGGGGATGGTTCGGTCAAAGTGTTTGATTTTAACGGCAGGGGCAAGCTGGTCATCTCAGAGTCTTTTTGCTTACCCTGGGGTTTGGACACGACACCTCAGAACGATATTATCATGACTGATTCAAAGGCAGGTACTCTGTATTGCTTAAGCGCTGACTTTAAAAAAGGGGAATTAAAGGGAGTGAGGAAACTGCATTCGAACTTGTGCAATCCAAGAAAAGTGGCTGTTTCTCAGGCCTCTGGTGCCATTGCGGTCATAGAACATTTGATGGTGAAAGGACCAAGCTATGGCAGCACAAGAGTGAAAGTTTTCAGCGCAGATATGCAAGTCCTTGGTCAGGTGGACAGTTTTGGTCTGAATCTAGTTTTTCCTATCAAAATTTATGCCAGTGGTGTGACCTTCAACAAGGAGGGTCATATAGTAGTAAGTGATGCTTATAACCAAGCAGTATTCTCCCTAGGAAAACCTGAAGAATTCCCTGTGTGTAAACCTGTAGTTACCCAGGGTCTTTCTTACCCCTTGGCATTAACATTCACACCAGATAACTCTCTGATTGTATTGGATGGTGGTGATCATTCTTTAAAAGTATATACTGCTAGCTGA